The following proteins are encoded in a genomic region of Gopherus flavomarginatus isolate rGopFla2 chromosome 14, rGopFla2.mat.asm, whole genome shotgun sequence:
- the POP4 gene encoding ribonuclease P protein subunit p29 isoform X3 produces the protein MRLACVGRRDKAPREAVGLPGADPPPAATHARSCRSRALTQHLDFIGVIYSKLPPQAAKLLDLQPQGSQEAEAFVSAFLKRSMPRLKDEAIQDMLTRKAVVLEHSLRRRKKEKRKKTKGFSAKQRREMRLFEVKPEQQKYELFLPLHELWKQYIRDLCNGLRPDAQPQMIQTKLLKADLHGAIVTVTKSKCPSYVGITGIILQEMKHIFKIITKEDKLKVIPKLNNVFSLELDGFISHIYGSKFQLRASERSAKKFKAKGTIDL, from the exons ATGCGCTTGGCTTGTGTTGGCCGAAGGGACAAAGCCCCCAGAGAGGCTGTTGGGCTGCCGGGTGC agacccacccccagctgctaCGCATGCGCGTTCTTGTCGAAGTCGGGCTTTGACGCAGCATCTTGATTTCATCG GTGTGATTTATAGTAAGCTGCCGCCGCAGGCTGCAAAGCTATTGGATCTCCAG CCTCAAGGATCACAAGAAGCTGAAGCTTttgtaagtgcttttctgaagcGTAGTATGCCACGACTGAAAGATGAAGCCATCCAGGATATGCTAACCCGAAAAGCGGTAGTTCTTGAGCATAGTCTgagaagaaggaaaaaggaaaaaaggaagaaaacaaaaggatTTTCTGCCAAGCAGAGGAGAGAAATGCGGCTCTTTGAAGTTAAACCAGAACAACAAAA ATATGAGTTATTTCTACCATTACATGAACTCTGGAAACAATACATCAGGGATCTGTGTAATGGACTCAGACCAGATGC acaaCCACAGATGATTCAGACCAAATTGCTAAAAGCTGATCTCCATGGAGCTATTGTTACAG taactaAATCAAAATGTCCCTCTTATGTTGGGATCACAGGAATTATTCTACAGGAAATGAAGCATATTTTCAAAATTATCACTAAAGAAGATAAATTAAAAG TTATTCCCAAGCTTAACAATGTATTTAGCCTGGAGCTTGATGGCTTTATTTCCCACATCTATGGTAGCAAGTTCCAGCTAAGAGCAAGTGAGCGTTCTGCAAAGAAGTTCAAAGCAAAAGGAACTATTGACCTATGA
- the POP4 gene encoding ribonuclease P protein subunit p29 isoform X2, producing MRLACVGRRDKAPREAVGLPGADPPPAATHARSCRSRALTQHLDFIGRSRKCSLVSKMERVIYSKLPPQAAKLLDLQPQGSQEAEAFVSAFLKRSMPRLKDEAIQDMLTRKAVVLEHSLRRRKKEKRKKTKGFSAKQRREMRLFEVKPEQQKYELFLPLHELWKQYIRDLCNGLRPDAQPQMIQTKLLKADLHGAIVTVTKSKCPSYVGITGIILQEMKHIFKIITKEDKLKVIPKLNNVFSLELDGFISHIYGSKFQLRASERSAKKFKAKGTIDL from the exons ATGCGCTTGGCTTGTGTTGGCCGAAGGGACAAAGCCCCCAGAGAGGCTGTTGGGCTGCCGGGTGC agacccacccccagctgctaCGCATGCGCGTTCTTGTCGAAGTCGGGCTTTGACGCAGCATCTTGATTTCATCGGTAGGAGCCGGAAGTGCAGCCTAGTTTCCAAGATGGAGC GTGTGATTTATAGTAAGCTGCCGCCGCAGGCTGCAAAGCTATTGGATCTCCAG CCTCAAGGATCACAAGAAGCTGAAGCTTttgtaagtgcttttctgaagcGTAGTATGCCACGACTGAAAGATGAAGCCATCCAGGATATGCTAACCCGAAAAGCGGTAGTTCTTGAGCATAGTCTgagaagaaggaaaaaggaaaaaaggaagaaaacaaaaggatTTTCTGCCAAGCAGAGGAGAGAAATGCGGCTCTTTGAAGTTAAACCAGAACAACAAAA ATATGAGTTATTTCTACCATTACATGAACTCTGGAAACAATACATCAGGGATCTGTGTAATGGACTCAGACCAGATGC acaaCCACAGATGATTCAGACCAAATTGCTAAAAGCTGATCTCCATGGAGCTATTGTTACAG taactaAATCAAAATGTCCCTCTTATGTTGGGATCACAGGAATTATTCTACAGGAAATGAAGCATATTTTCAAAATTATCACTAAAGAAGATAAATTAAAAG TTATTCCCAAGCTTAACAATGTATTTAGCCTGGAGCTTGATGGCTTTATTTCCCACATCTATGGTAGCAAGTTCCAGCTAAGAGCAAGTGAGCGTTCTGCAAAGAAGTTCAAAGCAAAAGGAACTATTGACCTATGA
- the POP4 gene encoding ribonuclease P protein subunit p29 isoform X1, giving the protein MWVELGRDTRAHALGLCWPKGQSPQRGCWAAGCELLVDVCARAPGGADPPPAATHARSCRSRALTQHLDFIGVIYSKLPPQAAKLLDLQPQGSQEAEAFVSAFLKRSMPRLKDEAIQDMLTRKAVVLEHSLRRRKKEKRKKTKGFSAKQRREMRLFEVKPEQQKYELFLPLHELWKQYIRDLCNGLRPDAQPQMIQTKLLKADLHGAIVTVTKSKCPSYVGITGIILQEMKHIFKIITKEDKLKVIPKLNNVFSLELDGFISHIYGSKFQLRASERSAKKFKAKGTIDL; this is encoded by the exons ATGTGGGTGGAGTTAGGTCGAGATACAAGGGCGCATGCGCTTGGCTTGTGTTGGCCGAAGGGACAAAGCCCCCAGAGAGGCTGTTGGGCTGCCGGGTGCGAACTACTTGTGGATGTTTGTGCGCGCGCACCAGGTGGTgcagacccacccccagctgctaCGCATGCGCGTTCTTGTCGAAGTCGGGCTTTGACGCAGCATCTTGATTTCATCG GTGTGATTTATAGTAAGCTGCCGCCGCAGGCTGCAAAGCTATTGGATCTCCAG CCTCAAGGATCACAAGAAGCTGAAGCTTttgtaagtgcttttctgaagcGTAGTATGCCACGACTGAAAGATGAAGCCATCCAGGATATGCTAACCCGAAAAGCGGTAGTTCTTGAGCATAGTCTgagaagaaggaaaaaggaaaaaaggaagaaaacaaaaggatTTTCTGCCAAGCAGAGGAGAGAAATGCGGCTCTTTGAAGTTAAACCAGAACAACAAAA ATATGAGTTATTTCTACCATTACATGAACTCTGGAAACAATACATCAGGGATCTGTGTAATGGACTCAGACCAGATGC acaaCCACAGATGATTCAGACCAAATTGCTAAAAGCTGATCTCCATGGAGCTATTGTTACAG taactaAATCAAAATGTCCCTCTTATGTTGGGATCACAGGAATTATTCTACAGGAAATGAAGCATATTTTCAAAATTATCACTAAAGAAGATAAATTAAAAG TTATTCCCAAGCTTAACAATGTATTTAGCCTGGAGCTTGATGGCTTTATTTCCCACATCTATGGTAGCAAGTTCCAGCTAAGAGCAAGTGAGCGTTCTGCAAAGAAGTTCAAAGCAAAAGGAACTATTGACCTATGA